The following are encoded in a window of Lactobacillus panisapium genomic DNA:
- a CDS encoding ketohydroxyglutarate aldolase produces the protein MLQKNSYVQQISDLNIMAVVRDTPEETLRIAQACLKGGVKAIEVSFTVSTALRSLTKISDELPEMVACAGTVLDAATARLAILSGAKLILSPAFSQEVAEVCNLYQVPYAPGCNSMTEITTALRAGASFIKVFPGSALGGTKEITTIKTPIPFMPLLVSGGATLANYRDFLLAGADCVSFGSALTGDSEKITKNALLLNKTLSNFRIDKR, from the coding sequence ATGTTACAAAAAAATAGTTATGTTCAGCAAATTAGCGACTTAAATATTATGGCCGTAGTAAGAGACACCCCTGAAGAAACATTAAGAATTGCGCAAGCTTGTTTAAAAGGAGGCGTAAAAGCAATTGAAGTCAGTTTTACGGTGTCAACTGCTTTACGGTCTTTGACAAAAATCAGTGATGAATTGCCGGAAATGGTTGCTTGTGCCGGCACGGTATTAGATGCGGCAACCGCCCGTTTAGCTATTCTTAGTGGGGCAAAACTAATTCTGTCTCCGGCTTTTAGTCAGGAAGTAGCTGAAGTGTGCAATTTGTACCAAGTTCCTTATGCTCCGGGATGCAACAGCATGACTGAAATTACCACAGCTTTACGTGCCGGTGCTTCTTTTATCAAAGTATTCCCCGGTTCGGCTCTAGGTGGGACTAAAGAAATAACGACAATTAAAACACCGATTCCGTTTATGCCGCTTCTTGTTTCTGGGGGAGCCACACTAGCTAATTATCGGGACTTCTTGCTTGCTGGAGCTGACTGTGTAAGTTTTGGCTCAGCTTTAACAGGTGACTCTGAAAAAATAACCAAAAATGCACTGTTGCTAAATAAGACATTGAGCAATTTTCGAATAGACAAGAGGTAA
- a CDS encoding KpsF/GutQ family sugar-phosphate isomerase has translation MDIITNICAVVNDEATALKQVEASIRHNNEDYLELVKQIIALNGRLIFTGVGKSGHIGRKLAATFASMGTPAFFVHATEAMHGDLGMITPNDLVIAISNSGETKETTTVIAPIHRIGAKVAALTGNKNSLLARECDYLILVHVAREADQYNLAPTNSSTAALAVGDAIALTVAKAKGFSEKDFGMLHPGGSLGKRLVQEGVIK, from the coding sequence ATGGATATTATTACTAATATTTGTGCTGTGGTTAATGATGAAGCAACAGCTTTAAAGCAAGTTGAAGCAAGCATCAGGCATAATAATGAAGATTATCTAGAACTAGTTAAGCAAATTATTGCCTTAAACGGGCGACTGATATTTACCGGTGTGGGTAAGTCTGGTCATATTGGACGAAAATTAGCGGCAACATTTGCGAGCATGGGAACACCAGCATTTTTTGTTCATGCCACTGAGGCAATGCACGGTGATTTAGGCATGATTACCCCTAATGACCTAGTAATTGCTATTTCAAATTCTGGTGAAACAAAAGAAACAACCACTGTCATTGCGCCAATTCACAGAATAGGTGCAAAGGTGGCCGCTTTAACTGGTAATAAAAACTCGTTACTGGCACGGGAATGCGACTATTTAATATTAGTTCATGTTGCGCGAGAGGCAGATCAGTACAATTTGGCGCCAACCAATAGCTCAACAGCCGCTTTAGCCGTAGGCGATGCTATTGCGTTAACAGTTGCCAAGGCTAAAGGCTTTTCCGAAAAGGATTTTGGGATGTTGCACCCTGGTGGCAGTTTAGGTAAGCGATTGGTTCAAGAAGGCGTAATTAAGTAA
- the dapA gene encoding 4-hydroxy-tetrahydrodipicolinate synthase, producing MFKGIITPIVTPFNRDQEQSLNYPAAQKLTDYLIKAGVSGIFALGTNGEFHVLSRQEKIAFTSKIVQFVNHRVPVFAGAGACSTHEAIRLATEMAQIGVDALSVISPYFIRPSAKELIGYYQEIAASVDLPIILYNIPQNTGYNLPVSVVKELAKSENIVGIKDSSGDLELLKQYQSIACAADFQVLIGSDSKISDAYHYGVRAAIAGTSNLLPQTLVALDHALNEQRQEKAQELQESISVLRAALKLGTVPAVLKRALELAQIAEVGPARKPVTETTPQVDDQIIAMLKFYHLY from the coding sequence ATGTTTAAAGGAATTATCACACCAATTGTCACGCCGTTTAACCGTGATCAAGAACAGTCGCTTAATTATCCAGCGGCCCAAAAGCTAACCGATTACCTAATAAAGGCTGGTGTTAGCGGGATTTTCGCATTAGGAACAAACGGTGAATTTCATGTTTTGTCACGGCAAGAAAAAATTGCATTTACAAGTAAAATTGTTCAATTTGTTAATCATCGTGTTCCTGTTTTTGCAGGAGCAGGTGCTTGTTCAACGCATGAAGCCATTAGGCTTGCAACAGAAATGGCGCAAATTGGCGTTGACGCTTTATCTGTAATTAGTCCGTATTTTATCAGGCCAAGTGCTAAGGAATTAATAGGTTATTATCAAGAGATTGCAGCAAGTGTTGATCTGCCAATTATTTTGTACAATATACCGCAAAACACTGGGTACAATCTTCCAGTTAGTGTAGTTAAAGAATTGGCGAAAAGTGAGAATATCGTTGGTATTAAAGACAGTAGCGGTGATTTAGAGCTGCTTAAACAATACCAAAGTATTGCCTGCGCAGCGGATTTTCAAGTATTAATTGGTTCTGATTCAAAAATTTCAGATGCTTATCATTACGGCGTGCGAGCTGCAATTGCAGGCACAAGCAACCTACTTCCGCAGACTTTAGTTGCTTTGGACCACGCCTTAAATGAGCAAAGGCAAGAAAAAGCGCAGGAATTGCAAGAGAGTATTTCTGTTTTGCGTGCGGCACTTAAATTGGGGACGGTACCGGCTGTTTTGAAAAGAGCACTAGAACTAGCCCAAATTGCGGAGGTTGGTCCTGCCCGAAAACCGGTAACGGAAACTACTCCCCAAGTTGATGACCAAATAATTGCAATGCTTAAGTTTTATCACCTATATTAA
- a CDS encoding DeoR/GlpR family DNA-binding transcription regulator — protein MKNSYQVIKNRRKKIIDLLNHQKNISLDELCQKLGVSIMTVRRDCSNLANQGKIIQDKGTVSLVKPEEVPFTDSVSYIKKRLGEEAAGHIEKHNWVFINSSTTAFEAIPYLLQKDVNILTNNGYAGNLDMRNSNSKIILSGGNISRKMIMSGDLAVDPFLKIYADWAIIGCAGLSLEHGISTPFIEEAKVNQAIIKHSRKLIVVADYSKFGQFSNFTIGHAEDIDLLITDSFTPSQTITEFIKAGVQVVQVQL, from the coding sequence ATGAAAAATTCATATCAAGTAATCAAAAATCGGCGCAAAAAAATAATTGACTTGCTCAATCATCAAAAAAACATCTCCTTAGATGAACTTTGTCAAAAACTGGGCGTATCAATCATGACTGTGCGGCGAGATTGTAGTAATTTAGCTAATCAAGGCAAAATCATTCAGGATAAAGGGACGGTTTCGCTGGTCAAACCTGAAGAAGTGCCTTTTACCGATTCTGTCAGTTACATCAAAAAACGACTCGGTGAAGAAGCAGCGGGTCACATCGAAAAACATAACTGGGTTTTCATTAATTCAAGTACAACTGCTTTCGAAGCAATTCCTTATTTATTGCAAAAAGACGTCAATATTCTGACCAACAATGGCTATGCTGGCAATCTCGATATGCGTAACAGCAACAGCAAAATTATCCTTAGTGGCGGCAACATCAGTCGCAAAATGATTATGAGCGGTGATCTAGCAGTTGATCCGTTCCTAAAAATTTACGCCGACTGGGCAATTATTGGTTGCGCCGGATTAAGTCTCGAGCATGGCATCTCAACTCCCTTCATCGAAGAAGCCAAAGTTAACCAGGCAATTATTAAGCATTCACGCAAGCTAATTGTGGTTGCAGACTACAGCAAATTTGGTCAGTTTTCGAACTTCACCATTGGTCACGCAGAAGACATTGATTTACTAATTACCGACTCTTTTACACCGAGTCAAACAATTACGGAGTTCATCAAAGCTGGTGTTCAGGTAGTCCAAGTTCAGTTATAA
- the ulaG gene encoding L-ascorbate 6-phosphate lactonase, which translates to MTNPTNINQVTPEVFAENNFPEWGTFLNEQIAAKKVPAKSFAIWWLGCMGTWLKTHEGTNIAIDMWNGTGKHTHGDGKMRKGHQMMRMTGGEAMQPNLRNKPYVIDPFAIRDLDALCVTHTHHDHLDIYTAACVNKFCPNAKFIGPQGVADEWEEWGVPAEKITVVKPGDEVKVGSVTIKALEAFDRTELVTEDDPNVKLAGTKPIEMAKVAVNYLVETSGGNVYHSGDSHYSNTFVKHGNENKIDVALCAYGENPRGITDKLDDSQVLRMAEALNTKVIIPMHYDIWSNFYSDPKDILALWDRKRYRLQYQFKPYIWQVGGEFNFPQDKDKFEYMYDRGFHDAFKNDPDLPFPELL; encoded by the coding sequence ATGACAAATCCAACGAATATCAATCAAGTTACACCAGAAGTCTTTGCGGAAAATAATTTTCCAGAATGGGGCACTTTTTTAAATGAACAAATTGCAGCTAAAAAGGTCCCTGCAAAATCATTTGCAATCTGGTGGCTAGGCTGTATGGGTACTTGGCTTAAGACACACGAAGGAACAAATATTGCGATTGACATGTGGAACGGTACCGGTAAACACACTCATGGTGACGGTAAAATGCGCAAGGGTCACCAAATGATGCGGATGACTGGTGGCGAGGCAATGCAACCAAATCTTCGTAATAAACCTTATGTCATTGATCCATTTGCAATTAGAGATTTAGACGCACTTTGCGTGACGCATACACACCATGACCATTTGGATATTTATACTGCAGCTTGCGTTAACAAGTTTTGTCCGAACGCTAAATTTATTGGCCCGCAAGGCGTTGCCGATGAGTGGGAAGAATGGGGTGTTCCCGCTGAAAAAATTACGGTCGTCAAGCCCGGTGATGAAGTTAAGGTTGGTTCCGTAACAATTAAGGCTTTAGAAGCATTTGACCGGACTGAACTGGTAACAGAAGATGACCCTAACGTAAAGCTTGCCGGTACTAAACCAATCGAAATGGCTAAAGTTGCCGTTAACTATTTAGTTGAAACTTCAGGCGGCAATGTCTACCACTCAGGTGACTCACACTATTCCAACACATTTGTTAAGCATGGTAATGAAAATAAAATTGATGTTGCTTTATGCGCATATGGTGAGAACCCACGCGGTATTACCGATAAGTTGGATGATTCCCAAGTTTTAAGAATGGCTGAAGCACTTAATACAAAGGTTATCATTCCAATGCACTATGACATTTGGAGTAATTTTTACAGTGACCCAAAGGATATTTTAGCTCTTTGGGATCGGAAGAGATACCGCTTACAATATCAATTTAAGCCATATATTTGGCAAGTCGGTGGTGAATTTAACTTCCCACAAGATAAGGACAAGTTTGAATACATGTATGATAGAGGATTCCATGATGCCTTTAAGAATGATCCTGATTTGCCATTCCCAGAGTTATTATAA
- a CDS encoding PTS sugar transporter subunit IIA, giving the protein MLRYFFENHLINISQKHPQNWQEAIRVSGEVMKANNLVTDKYIDQVIEDVKQYGPYIVIVPGVAMPHSQADSSGVLGTGIGLTIFEQPVSFDQNDPEKDAQLFFMLAAKDNATHMKNIANLSNLLMEDGMIEDLCHVKNLTDYQQVMAKHDESKEKSR; this is encoded by the coding sequence ATGTTACGTTATTTTTTTGAAAATCATCTGATTAATATCAGTCAAAAGCATCCCCAAAATTGGCAAGAAGCCATCAGAGTCTCCGGGGAAGTAATGAAGGCAAATAACCTTGTTACCGATAAATATATTGATCAGGTTATAGAAGATGTCAAGCAATATGGGCCATATATTGTAATTGTACCCGGAGTTGCAATGCCCCATTCACAAGCTGATAGTTCTGGGGTTTTAGGGACTGGTATTGGTCTAACGATTTTTGAACAACCGGTTTCCTTCGACCAAAATGATCCAGAAAAAGACGCTCAGTTGTTCTTTATGCTAGCTGCCAAAGATAATGCTACCCATATGAAAAATATTGCTAATTTATCTAACTTACTAATGGAAGATGGCATGATTGAAGACCTGTGTCACGTCAAAAATCTTACCGATTACCAACAAGTCATGGCTAAGCATGACGAAAGTAAAGAAAAGAGCAGGTAA
- a CDS encoding PTS ascorbate transporter subunit IIC: MQNILNVLLAIWSYFATNVLNQPAFMIGFIVLIGYILEHKKWYEVLSGFLKATVGYFILAAGSGGLVNTFRPILVGLKDRFHLSAMIIDPYFGQNAVNAGIMQRFGRSFADTMLLLLFAYIINILLVRFSKYTKLRAVFTTGNVQVQQAATAFWLILFCFPKLNRFSILAIMSLILGLYWAVGSNLTVGITQELTDGAGFAVAHQQMFGIYFFAKLSEIIEKHALKKNQNKNKRLEDIKLPSFMSIFNDNMVSTSILMLIFIGAILVVLGPDYLIKAHFMQKGQSFIFYILQTALQFSVYLAILQLGVRTFVNELTESFTGISDRWLPGAVPGIDVAATLGFGSQNAQTIGFMFGALGQFTMIILLLIFHSPTLVIAGFIPLFFDNAAIGLYSNNRGGYKCAMIMPFISGLIQVAGSALIATWVGMAKYGGYLGMFDWATVWPFFTVVMKYLGYFGVALIIIMLLAIPQLQYRADPEGYFLITEDYPEWQKLNDKENN; this comes from the coding sequence ATGCAAAATATTTTGAATGTCTTACTAGCTATTTGGAGTTACTTCGCCACGAACGTATTAAATCAACCAGCCTTTATGATTGGTTTTATCGTTTTGATTGGTTATATCTTAGAGCACAAAAAGTGGTACGAAGTATTATCAGGCTTTTTAAAGGCAACTGTTGGGTATTTCATCTTAGCTGCGGGATCAGGCGGGTTAGTTAATACTTTCCGTCCCATCTTAGTCGGCTTAAAAGACCGTTTCCACCTCAGCGCCATGATTATTGACCCTTATTTTGGTCAAAATGCGGTTAACGCGGGAATCATGCAGCGCTTTGGCCGGTCATTTGCGGATACAATGCTGCTATTATTATTTGCTTACATTATCAATATTTTATTGGTGCGATTTTCTAAATACACTAAATTACGGGCGGTTTTTACGACCGGTAATGTCCAAGTTCAACAGGCAGCAACAGCGTTTTGGTTAATTTTATTCTGTTTTCCAAAACTGAACCGCTTTTCAATTTTAGCAATTATGAGTTTAATTCTTGGCCTTTACTGGGCTGTTGGTTCCAATTTAACCGTTGGTATTACGCAGGAACTAACTGATGGTGCGGGTTTTGCCGTTGCGCACCAGCAAATGTTCGGAATATATTTCTTCGCTAAATTATCAGAGATTATTGAAAAGCACGCGCTAAAGAAAAACCAAAACAAAAATAAACGGCTTGAAGATATTAAATTGCCAAGTTTCATGTCAATCTTTAATGACAACATGGTTTCAACTTCTATCTTAATGTTGATTTTTATTGGTGCAATTCTGGTAGTCTTAGGACCTGATTATTTAATCAAAGCGCACTTTATGCAAAAAGGGCAAAGTTTCATTTTCTACATCTTACAGACTGCTCTACAATTTTCCGTTTATCTTGCAATCTTACAGCTCGGCGTTAGAACTTTCGTTAATGAACTAACGGAATCCTTTACCGGTATTTCTGACAGATGGCTACCTGGGGCAGTTCCTGGTATCGATGTTGCTGCAACACTAGGTTTTGGTTCCCAAAATGCACAAACCATTGGTTTTATGTTTGGTGCACTAGGTCAGTTTACGATGATTATTTTGTTGTTAATTTTCCACTCACCAACCTTAGTCATTGCTGGCTTCATTCCGTTGTTCTTTGACAACGCTGCTATCGGCTTGTATTCCAATAATCGTGGCGGCTATAAATGTGCAATGATCATGCCGTTTATTTCCGGCCTGATTCAAGTTGCCGGCTCGGCATTAATTGCTACCTGGGTTGGCATGGCTAAATATGGTGGTTACCTTGGCATGTTCGACTGGGCAACAGTTTGGCCATTCTTCACTGTCGTCATGAAATACTTGGGCTACTTCGGTGTCGCACTCATTATTATCATGCTTTTGGCAATACCACAGTTGCAATACCGGGCAGATCCAGAAGGGTACTTCTTGATTACCGAAGATTATCCAGAATGGCAAAAATTAAATGATAAAGAAAATAATTAG
- a CDS encoding PTS sugar transporter subunit IIB — MKILTACANGSGTSLMLLRTVKKTMEKLGYQITQADHTSISEAKGIARNYDVVFTSVPFIKMFDEVKKRGGEVIGIKNVISAKEVEDKINASDIPAKFKKD; from the coding sequence ATGAAGATTTTAACTGCATGTGCAAATGGTTCTGGAACAAGTTTGATGTTACTCAGAACAGTAAAAAAGACGATGGAAAAATTGGGTTACCAAATTACACAGGCTGATCACACTTCAATTTCAGAGGCAAAGGGAATTGCCCGCAACTATGATGTTGTTTTTACCTCCGTCCCATTCATTAAGATGTTTGATGAGGTAAAAAAGCGCGGTGGAGAAGTAATTGGCATTAAAAATGTTATTTCCGCTAAAGAGGTAGAAGACAAAATTAATGCTTCAGACATTCCAGCTAAGTTTAAAAAAGATTAG
- a CDS encoding 3-dehydro-L-gulonate-6-phosphate decarboxylase, giving the protein MNLPMMQVALDCNDTAQAINVLRQVEDQIDVVEAGTILIYRDGMSAVKNLRAMAPDKIVLADVKCADAGTKCGVSCREAGADWITCINAATVPTMSNAQKEIEVQVELYEGWDNKDRMQEWLDHGIHQVVYHQSRDAKFAGQKWSEQDVENVKNLIAMGFKVSVTGGVHPEILQLFKGVPVYTFIAGRAITGADDPHAVSKQFKDEIKRIWG; this is encoded by the coding sequence ATGAATTTACCAATGATGCAAGTAGCATTGGATTGTAACGATACGGCCCAGGCAATCAATGTTTTACGCCAAGTAGAAGATCAAATCGATGTCGTTGAGGCGGGAACAATTTTAATTTACCGCGACGGAATGAGTGCCGTTAAGAACTTACGGGCAATGGCTCCAGATAAGATTGTTTTAGCCGATGTTAAATGTGCCGATGCCGGGACAAAATGTGGTGTATCTTGTCGTGAAGCAGGGGCAGACTGGATAACCTGCATTAATGCCGCAACAGTCCCTACAATGAGTAATGCCCAAAAGGAAATTGAGGTTCAGGTTGAGCTTTATGAGGGCTGGGATAATAAGGACAGAATGCAAGAATGGCTTGATCACGGCATCCACCAAGTGGTTTACCACCAAAGTCGCGACGCCAAATTTGCTGGTCAAAAGTGGTCTGAGCAAGACGTTGAGAACGTCAAGAATTTAATTGCAATGGGCTTCAAGGTCTCCGTCACTGGCGGTGTGCATCCTGAGATTCTGCAACTATTTAAAGGTGTTCCCGTTTATACTTTTATTGCTGGCCGGGCAATTACTGGTGCTGATGATCCTCATGCTGTCAGCAAGCAGTTTAAGGACGAAATTAAGCGAATCTGGGGCTAA
- a CDS encoding L-ribulose-5-phosphate 3-epimerase has protein sequence MTVNSLGIYEKALPQDLTWQETFELTHELGFNFYEFSVDESDERLARLDWSHEERSHMRSLMWQTGMRINNLMLSGHRRFPLGSKDPAVRQKSVQMLAKAVDLCVDLGIHNIQMAGYDVYYEDKSALSRELYVENLTKCVHLAAKKNVMLSIETMDDPFINNLAKISHYHDLVKSPWLQAYPDLGNLSAWPENDVPVELENYIDTICAIHLKDSKPVTATSKGQFKNVPFGDGCVDFAGLLRLLVRLNYSGSFTIEMWSGDNGDEQAVEEVKAAKAFFDQIFAQVGIEQEAI, from the coding sequence ATGACCGTTAATTCACTAGGTATTTATGAAAAAGCTCTGCCACAAGATCTAACTTGGCAAGAAACATTTGAACTCACCCATGAACTGGGCTTTAATTTTTACGAATTTTCCGTTGATGAAAGTGATGAGCGCTTGGCCCGGCTTGACTGGAGCCACGAGGAACGCAGCCACATGCGCAGCTTAATGTGGCAAACAGGGATGCGGATCAACAACTTAATGCTGTCTGGGCACCGCCGCTTTCCACTGGGGTCAAAGGATCCTGCTGTCCGGCAAAAGTCTGTGCAGATGCTGGCCAAAGCCGTCGACCTATGCGTTGATTTAGGCATTCACAATATTCAGATGGCCGGCTATGACGTCTATTATGAGGACAAAAGCGCCTTATCGCGCGAATTATACGTTGAAAATCTAACTAAGTGTGTGCACCTAGCAGCTAAAAAGAACGTGATGCTATCGATTGAAACCATGGATGACCCGTTTATTAATAACCTGGCCAAAATCAGTCATTATCATGACCTGGTCAAAAGCCCGTGGCTGCAGGCTTACCCTGACTTGGGCAATCTAAGCGCCTGGCCTGAAAACGATGTCCCGGTAGAACTAGAAAACTACATTGACACCATTTGCGCAATCCACTTAAAGGACAGTAAACCGGTAACGGCCACTTCCAAGGGACAGTTCAAGAACGTGCCTTTTGGTGACGGCTGTGTTGACTTTGCCGGCCTGCTGCGGCTGCTTGTCCGGTTAAACTATAGTGGCAGTTTTACCATTGAGATGTGGTCTGGTGATAATGGCGATGAACAGGCAGTGGAGGAAGTCAAGGCTGCCAAAGCCTTTTTCGATCAAATTTTTGCTCAAGTAGGGATTGAGCAGGAAGCAATTTAA
- a CDS encoding L-ribulose-5-phosphate 4-epimerase gives MLEQLKQEVYEANMQLPKLDLVTFTWGNVSGIDHKQGLFVIKPSGVPYEELTPEDLVVVNLKGEVVEGSRNPSSDTPTHTYLYNHFPKIGGIVHTHSPWAVAFAAAQMDIPALNTTHADTFYTDVPAADALTKAEIEEDYEGNTGKTIVRTFKERHLNYEATPGCLVSQHGPFTWGETAAKAVYNAKVLEVVAEEDYHTLQLTRANSHLPQYLLDKHYYRKHGKNAYYGQDNAQSQTHAKRK, from the coding sequence ATGCTCGAACAATTAAAACAAGAAGTCTATGAGGCCAACATGCAGCTACCTAAGCTGGATCTAGTCACCTTTACCTGGGGCAATGTTTCTGGCATTGACCACAAGCAGGGATTATTCGTTATTAAACCTTCTGGGGTGCCATACGAAGAACTGACGCCTGAGGATTTGGTTGTGGTTAACTTAAAGGGCGAAGTGGTGGAAGGCAGCCGCAACCCGTCGAGCGACACGCCGACGCATACATATCTGTATAATCATTTTCCTAAGATTGGCGGAATCGTCCACACGCATTCGCCCTGGGCGGTAGCCTTTGCGGCGGCACAAATGGACATTCCGGCACTAAACACGACGCATGCAGATACCTTTTATACCGATGTCCCGGCCGCTGATGCTCTGACTAAAGCCGAAATCGAAGAAGACTATGAGGGTAACACTGGTAAGACGATTGTGCGCACCTTCAAAGAGCGCCACCTCAATTATGAAGCAACGCCGGGCTGTTTGGTCAGTCAGCACGGTCCGTTTACTTGGGGTGAAACTGCTGCTAAGGCGGTTTATAATGCAAAAGTCTTAGAAGTGGTGGCTGAGGAGGATTACCACACCTTGCAGTTAACGCGGGCAAACAGCCACTTGCCGCAATATCTGCTAGATAAGCATTACTACCGCAAGCATGGTAAAAATGCGTATTACGGGCAGGACAATGCACAATCACAGACGCATGCTAAACGAAAATAA
- the yaaA gene encoding peroxide stress protein YaaA, translated as MKIIISPAMKMKVDRDSFPARSHPQFLKQAKELAAFLQQCSFTQLQAIWQSSERTTKEGQEQIKQLNLAKTDNLTPAIISYSGIQYQYMAPDLFSAQALNYVQENVRILSGLYGVLRPFDGVWPYRLEMKNKATGFTEPNLYHYWGEKLADNLFGEDHILINLASKEYSKNIAPYVTKTRRMITIDFQEFVKGKWKTVGVHAKMARGEMVRFAAEHQLTEPEELQKFNDFGFQYIAQESTTDNYVFQTEFDFKRR; from the coding sequence ATGAAAATTATTATCTCACCAGCAATGAAGATGAAAGTCGACCGTGATTCATTTCCGGCTCGCTCACACCCTCAGTTTCTTAAACAGGCAAAAGAACTGGCGGCTTTTTTGCAGCAATGCAGTTTTACGCAGTTACAAGCAATCTGGCAATCAAGCGAGCGGACGACTAAAGAAGGACAAGAGCAAATCAAGCAGCTTAACCTAGCTAAAACGGACAACTTAACACCAGCAATTATTTCTTATTCTGGGATTCAGTATCAGTATATGGCACCCGACTTGTTTTCAGCGCAAGCACTTAATTATGTCCAAGAAAATGTGCGCATCTTATCTGGCTTATACGGTGTTTTACGACCATTTGACGGTGTTTGGCCTTACCGCTTAGAAATGAAGAACAAGGCGACAGGTTTTACCGAACCAAATTTGTACCACTATTGGGGTGAAAAACTAGCAGATAATCTTTTTGGTGAGGATCATATTTTGATTAATTTAGCCTCTAAGGAATATTCCAAAAATATCGCGCCTTATGTAACAAAAACGCGGCGAATGATTACTATCGACTTTCAGGAATTCGTCAAGGGTAAGTGGAAAACCGTTGGGGTTCATGCCAAGATGGCCCGAGGAGAAATGGTTCGTTTTGCTGCAGAACACCAATTAACTGAGCCAGAGGAATTACAGAAATTTAATGATTTTGGTTTTCAATATATTGCCCAAGAAAGCACCACAGATAATTATGTCTTTCAAACTGAGTTTGATTTCAAACGGCGATAG
- a CDS encoding histidine phosphatase family protein — MEIVFVRHGQTDLNKTRKIQGALFDHDLDHEGRVYAEKAAANFDPSSFDLVFSSPMKRAVTTAKIFTKGQKEIRLDKRLMEFNFGEWDGQYLTELGKKYPDAIDPWGKAAANYVKYAPNGETFAELNERCGDFLADLHQNYPDKKILVVCHGTLIRMMFAHCFTDGDINAFETMANCALAKISVRENIFRTNYYNRVLVL, encoded by the coding sequence ATGGAAATAGTTTTTGTACGTCACGGCCAGACCGACTTAAACAAAACGAGAAAAATTCAGGGAGCACTTTTTGATCATGATCTTGATCATGAAGGACGCGTATATGCCGAAAAGGCAGCCGCTAATTTTGATCCTTCAAGCTTCGATCTTGTTTTTTCTAGTCCGATGAAAAGGGCAGTCACAACGGCAAAAATTTTTACTAAAGGCCAAAAAGAAATCAGATTAGATAAAAGATTAATGGAGTTTAATTTTGGTGAATGGGATGGCCAATATTTAACTGAATTGGGTAAAAAATATCCCGATGCTATTGACCCATGGGGTAAAGCAGCTGCTAATTATGTTAAATATGCACCAAATGGCGAAACTTTTGCTGAATTAAACGAGCGCTGTGGTGATTTTTTAGCTGATTTACACCAAAATTACCCGGATAAAAAGATTCTGGTTGTGTGCCATGGTACTTTAATCAGAATGATGTTCGCTCATTGCTTTACTGATGGTGATATTAATGCCTTTGAAACAATGGCTAACTGCGCTCTAGCCAAGATTTCAGTTCGTGAGAATATTTTCCGGACTAATTATTATAATCGCGTATTAGTTCTATAA
- a CDS encoding TetR/AcrR family transcriptional regulator: MVKTTFINLPQEKKERIEQALLHEFSNHSLPKAQVARIVKEADIARGAFYKYFADLTDAYQYIYQRALKQIHAEIKLSEQYDPQMFYQSVVTFLEQTLCSKYAKMVKMHVLYNESLVKQPFASEKLVKLSAQNWSAMMLSHAAIREILANPTLKSAILAQLQAGLLLLKKETK; encoded by the coding sequence ATGGTTAAGACTACTTTTATTAATTTACCGCAAGAGAAGAAGGAGCGGATTGAGCAGGCGCTCCTTCATGAATTCAGCAATCATTCGCTTCCCAAGGCACAGGTTGCGCGAATTGTGAAGGAAGCGGACATTGCTCGTGGTGCTTTTTACAAATATTTTGCTGATTTAACTGATGCTTACCAATACATCTACCAGCGTGCGTTAAAGCAGATTCATGCTGAGATTAAGCTTTCAGAGCAGTACGATCCGCAAATGTTTTATCAAAGCGTTGTTACTTTTCTTGAGCAAACTTTGTGCAGTAAGTATGCCAAAATGGTTAAAATGCATGTGTTGTATAACGAAAGCTTAGTTAAGCAGCCATTCGCAAGCGAGAAATTAGTAAAACTTAGCGCGCAAAACTGGAGTGCAATGATGCTTAGCCATGCGGCAATTAGGGAAATTTTGGCAAACCCTACTTTAAAAAGTGCCATCCTTGCCCAACTGCAAGCGGGCTTGTTACTGTTAAAAAAGGAGACTAAATAG